One stretch of Candidatus Limnocylindria bacterium DNA includes these proteins:
- the phnC gene encoding phosphonate ABC transporter ATP-binding protein translates to MPAILAITDLVKTYPTGTRALDGISLDVQRGEFVVLIGLSGSGKSTLLRCINRLVEPTSGRIVFDGADVTAAGGAELRRIRRRIGMIFQQFNLVRRSSVFGNVLAGRLGYRTTWRTIASRPTREDTALAFENLSRVGIVEKAFGRADALSGGQQQRVGIARALMQKPELMLADEPVASLDPATSHSVMKYLEEINKKDGITVICSLHFLSLARRYGTRVIALKGGRVAYDGKPAAIDEAKFREIYGEDAVEVEIGLGGPQGLTAAEAATRALAEDATTASALLGLPDR, encoded by the coding sequence ATGCCGGCCATCCTCGCGATCACCGATCTTGTGAAGACATATCCGACCGGCACGCGCGCCCTCGACGGCATTTCGCTCGACGTCCAACGCGGCGAGTTCGTCGTGCTCATCGGCCTGTCGGGGTCCGGCAAGTCGACGCTGCTCCGCTGCATCAATCGTCTCGTCGAACCGACGAGCGGCCGGATCGTGTTCGACGGCGCCGACGTCACCGCCGCCGGCGGGGCCGAGCTGCGGCGCATCCGCCGTCGCATCGGGATGATCTTCCAGCAGTTCAACCTCGTGCGGCGCAGCTCCGTGTTCGGCAACGTGCTTGCGGGCCGGCTCGGCTACCGCACGACCTGGCGCACGATCGCCTCGCGACCGACGCGCGAGGACACCGCGCTCGCATTCGAGAACCTCTCCCGGGTCGGGATCGTGGAGAAGGCGTTCGGGCGGGCCGACGCGCTCTCGGGTGGGCAGCAGCAGCGCGTCGGCATCGCGCGCGCCTTGATGCAGAAGCCCGAGCTCATGCTCGCCGACGAGCCCGTCGCGAGCCTCGACCCGGCGACCAGCCACTCGGTGATGAAGTACCTCGAGGAGATCAACAAGAAGGACGGCATCACCGTCATCTGCTCGTTGCACTTCCTGTCCCTCGCGCGACGCTACGGGACACGCGTGATCGCGCTGAAGGGCGGCAGGGTCGCGTACGACGGCAAGCCCGCGGCGATCGACGAGGCGAAGTTCCGCGAGATCTACGGCGAAGACGCGGTCGAGGTCGAGATCGGCCTCGGGGGTCCGCAGGGGCTCACCGCCGCGGAGGCCGCGACGCGCGCGCTCGCCGAGGACGCGACGACCGCCTCCGCCCTGCTCGGACTCCCCGACCGCTGA